The following proteins are encoded in a genomic region of Montipora foliosa isolate CH-2021 chromosome 10, ASM3666993v2, whole genome shotgun sequence:
- the LOC137972619 gene encoding uncharacterized protein, with product MAMEVLTKGPILDWTSDGKLHERFLEWEKKVSVLCKGLRMTKTDPEFTCLCIYQWSGERGQNILDKVTFSEADLKNWEKHLEKLEERCKPRGSKLVAATQYKVLTQGDMELPEYIEKCRQITDACGWPESAKDMALRNAILLGLKNPMVYQKCLEENQDTLTADRVIEIATDIYNSDCQRSIMQTLSTASAAATAIQQGSTQVHKLQGNHQEDGKSEKGQGKNFTFQDKDGMKRQDCYCCGARPAHPKSKCPAKDVICHNCGKKGHYQKCCKSKRAKPGKNRTFKQAQVHDLQTQLVEGNSQPPINPYPGRHLPLEPLQQYSSQPVLFLRIQTYHVKSINDTPSKHIKPVWLSAASEGPIHQVECEIDTGAGCNVMPLYMYKSLFGNNELMPTSVQIYGYGESPIANLGACIITIHTRNKQPQMATCQVTDTRGYLILGRTTAQQIGYIDFPVVAPPSLTRVPQVHTSVNVLRPNLDEVKTPICEMTNDAVVLNGKRHCLAITKEYVLSEFKDVFVGIGKLPGGKYHIELKPDAQPVQHPPRAVPEKKKEDYKNELERLCSLGIIEPVAGHTDWINSIVPVAKPDGSIRLCLDPKDLNKSIKRNQYYSKTIDEVSAELHDSRYFTVVDAKSGYWMVELDSESSLLTTFNTPWGKYKWLRLPFGLKVSSDVFQERLNSVLQGVKGITGCVDDVLARGVDSKDHDVNVLKLLETARMNGIKFNPKKLQFKSSKCEFFGHTLTPEGMKIDDRKVEAIKHMSAPKDKKGLQSFQGMINYLKRYSVKLMKLSEPLKPLLREDVEWTWDSTH from the coding sequence ATGGCTATGGAAGTGCTGACAAAAGGACCGATTCTCGACTGGACAAGCGATGGAAAACTACATGAGCGTTTCCTAGAATGGGAAAAAAAGGTTTCTGTCTTATGCAAAGGTTTAAGGATGACTAAAACAGATCCAGAATTCACATGCTTGTGTATTTACCAGTGGTCAGGAGAACGCGGTCAAAATATTCTCGACAAGGTGACGTTTTCCGAAGCGGATCTCAAGAATTGGGAAAAGCACCTCGAAAAATTGGAGGAGCGCTGCAAACCGAGGGGAAGCAAACTCGTCGCGGCTACTCAATACAAGGTGTTAACGCAAGGAGATATGGAATTACCCGAGTATATCGAAAAGTGCAGACAAATTACCGACGCATGTGGATGGCCAGAGAGCGCCAAAGACATGGCTCTCCGGAATGCAATTCTCCTTGGACTCAAAAATCCAATGgtgtatcagaaatgtttggaaGAGAACCAAGACACACTCACAGCGGACAGGGTCATCGAGATTGCTACGGACATCTACAATAGCGATTGTCAAAGATCGATTATGCAGACTCTCAGCACAGCATCGGCAGCAGCCACAGCCATACAACAAGGGTCAactcaagttcacaagctacaAGGAAATCACCAAGAAGATGGAAAATCAGAAAAAGGGCAAGGAAAAAATTTCACTTTCCAAGACAAAGATGGAATGAAGCGACAAGACTGTTATTGTTGCGGAGCAAGGCCAGCTCATCCAAAGTCTAAGTGTCCAGCTAAGGATGTAATATGTCACAACTGTGGTAAAAAAGGGCATTACCAGAAGTGTTGCAAAAGCAAGAGAGCAAAACCAGGCAAGAACAGAACGTTCAAACAAGCTCAAGTGCATGACTTGCAGACACAACTAGTGGAGGGAAATAGCCAGCCTCCAATCAACCCGTATCCAGGCCGCCACCTGCCGCTTGAACCGCTCCAGCAGTACTCAAGTCAGCCAGTATTGTTTCTCCGTATTCAGACGTATCATGTTAAGAGCATTAATGACACTCCAAGCAAGCATATCAAGCCAGTTTGGTTGAGTGCAGCAAGTGAAGGACCGATTCACCAAGTTGAGTGTGAGATCGATACTGGCGCGGGATGCAATGTAATGcctttatacatgtacaaatcGCTGTTTGGAAATAACGAACTGATGCCTACTTCCGTGCAAATCTACGGATACGGAGAATCTCCGATAGCAAATCTTGGAGCGTGTATAATTACCATACACACCAGAAATAAACAGCCACAGATGGCAACCTGTCAGGTGACAGACACTCGAGGATACCTTATCCTAGGTAGAACAACAGCGCAGCAAATTGGTTACATTGACTTCCCAGTGGTAGCACCACCCTCTTTAACCCGTGTTCCACAAGTCCATACGAGTGTGAATGTTTTACGTCCAAACTTAGATGAAGTTAAAACGCCCATATGTGAAATGACAAATGATGCAGTTGTCCTGAATGGAAAGAGACACTGTTTAGCTATTACAAAGGAGTATGTATTGTCAGAATTTAAAGATGTGTTCGTAGGCATCGGTAAACTGCCAGGAGGGAAATACCACATTGAACTGAAACCTGATGCTCAACCTGTACAGCACCCACCCAGGGCAGTGCCCGAAAAGAAGAAGGAGGACTATAAAAATGAGCTAGAAAGATTATGCAGCTTAGGCATTATCGAACCAGTGGCGGGACACACTGACTGGATCAATAGCATTGTTCCTGTTGCAAAACCAGATGGATCGATTCGACTCTGTCTAGATCCAAAAGACCTCAACAAGAGTATCAAGAGGAACCAGTACTACTCCAAGACGATTGACGAAGTTAGTGCTGAACTCCATGACTCGAGGTATTTCACAGTCGTTGACGCCAAGTCGGGATATTGGATGGTGGAATTGGATTCCGAGAGCTCACTTTTGACAACTTTCAATACCCCGTGGGGAAAATACAAATGGCTCAGACTTCCTTTTGGCCTAAAAGTCAGCTCAGACGTCTTCCAAGAGAGACTAAATTCCGTCCTACAAGGAGTAAAAGGAATCACCGGATGTGTTGATGACGTCCTAGCAAGAGGTGTAGATTCTAAGGATCACGATGTGAACGTGCTCAAGCTGCTTGAGACAGCAAGGATGAATGGCATAAAGTTCAATCCAAAGAAACTGCAGTTCAAGAGCAGCAAATGTGAATTCTTTGGACACACTCTGACGCCGGAAGGAATGAAGATTGATGACAGAAAAGTGGAGGCCATAAAGCACATGAGTGCACCAAAAGACAAGAAAGGTCTTCAGAGTTTCCAAGGCATGATTAATTACCTGAAGCGCTATTCAGTCAAGCTAATGAAACTCTCCGAGCCGCTCAAGCCATTACTAAGAGAAGATGTGGAATGGACTTGGGATTCCACCCATTAA